Proteins from a genomic interval of Rhodococcus rhodochrous:
- a CDS encoding acyl-CoA dehydrogenase family protein, with protein sequence MTIPSTTERIEAAPAGPARDRAFEHALEVLRDRRDEFDQQRFVPPDYIALLKQAGLYRASTPAQFGGEPMAPSSFMHLVERISAIDPATGWVASFGSSLVYFSALPVATQAKIYADGPDIAYAGGLFPMQEAEKVDGGYLCSGLWQFASGCRGADILGIGLAGGPDTNGMPLTALVNPADVEIVENWDVAGMAATGSHSIRADQLFVPEEMTFVRGGAPKVDEPITRYPMLPYAAQVLAVVTLGAARGALDYVQEVGAARSSITGGAAKGNRPAYKIGLARAEADLRSARAFFYEVTDEVWSLALAGDPIADEHRAMLRLAATHAAHVGRTVVLSAFDLAGTGAIYDSHPLQRYLQDALVPAQHAMLQTNTFEAAGSILLGLDADIPSFP encoded by the coding sequence ATGACCATCCCCAGCACGACCGAACGGATCGAGGCAGCGCCGGCGGGTCCGGCGCGGGATCGCGCGTTCGAGCACGCGCTCGAAGTGCTCCGCGACCGGCGCGACGAGTTCGACCAGCAACGCTTCGTACCCCCCGACTACATCGCATTGCTCAAACAGGCCGGACTGTACCGGGCATCCACGCCGGCACAGTTCGGTGGCGAACCGATGGCGCCGTCGTCCTTCATGCACCTCGTCGAACGGATCTCTGCGATCGATCCAGCCACGGGCTGGGTCGCCAGCTTCGGATCGTCGCTGGTGTACTTCTCCGCTCTCCCGGTCGCGACCCAGGCGAAGATTTACGCTGACGGCCCCGACATCGCCTACGCCGGCGGCTTGTTCCCCATGCAGGAAGCCGAGAAGGTCGACGGTGGCTATCTGTGCAGCGGGCTGTGGCAGTTCGCGAGCGGCTGCCGAGGCGCCGACATCCTCGGGATCGGTCTCGCCGGCGGCCCGGACACCAACGGCATGCCTCTCACCGCGCTGGTGAATCCAGCGGACGTCGAGATCGTCGAGAACTGGGACGTGGCGGGCATGGCAGCCACCGGCTCGCACTCGATACGCGCTGACCAACTCTTCGTGCCCGAGGAGATGACCTTCGTCCGCGGCGGCGCACCGAAAGTCGACGAACCGATCACCCGCTACCCGATGCTTCCCTACGCAGCGCAGGTGCTCGCGGTGGTCACGCTCGGAGCAGCGCGCGGTGCCCTCGACTACGTGCAGGAGGTCGGTGCAGCGCGCTCCAGCATCACCGGCGGTGCCGCCAAGGGCAACCGTCCCGCCTACAAGATCGGTCTGGCCAGGGCCGAGGCCGATCTGCGGTCGGCACGTGCATTCTTCTACGAGGTCACCGACGAAGTGTGGAGTCTTGCGCTTGCGGGCGATCCGATCGCCGACGAACACAGGGCGATGCTCCGCTTGGCAGCGACACATGCCGCGCATGTCGGTCGCACCGTGGTGCTGTCGGCCTTCGATCTCGCCGGCACCGGCGCGATCTACGACAGTCATCCTCTCCAGCGATATCTGCAGGATGCGCTCGTTCCTGCCCAGCACGCCATGTTGCAGACCAACACGTTCGAGGCCGCCGGTTCGATTCTGCTCGGTCTCGACGCCGATATCCCCAGCTTCCCCTGA
- a CDS encoding PAS domain S-box protein has product MFPTRRDFQAMAERTQTGILIHEAASKNILWANPAACRMFGFTLEELRPLKAHHMSSQERQYRRALGVAWLQSAVVHGSSRRQWKYRTKDGVDFLTDANASLVQFQDGPVVMVEFRNISEEVEIQQELSWVSQSLQRIMTHTSAGILVLDDGNCIDDISPLAARLFGSTTDQLMGAHLEGLGRCDPSLDSEQVVSKLASGTGSVKIRQKIERPDGRVTWLAGELEDVVHDGMVSRVLVIRDVTDRVELEQRHEYQVANLQYLSRYNAMGDMAMILAHELGQPLAASSNYLRGLQTRVAGGTLDRDQLSYGLDMAEKQLSRAAEIVASVKRYVRRIESTSSAIDLNDVMEESLYFVRLRAAERGVRVVVDRTVESLPVQGESVLIGQVIINLCFNAIDEIVLPTTEAKELRVTTCRDGDWACIRVADEGRGMERAPRNQLVSGAFSAKQDGSGLGLIVSEHIVERHGGDIEFSPNEPRGTEVRLRLPIAGGTPSVGV; this is encoded by the coding sequence ATGTTCCCTACCCGACGTGACTTCCAGGCGATGGCGGAGCGAACGCAGACCGGCATCCTGATCCACGAGGCTGCGTCGAAGAACATCCTGTGGGCCAATCCCGCTGCGTGCCGGATGTTCGGTTTCACGCTCGAGGAGTTGCGGCCGCTCAAAGCGCACCACATGAGCAGTCAGGAACGTCAGTATCGCCGGGCCCTGGGAGTGGCGTGGCTGCAGTCCGCGGTCGTACATGGATCGAGTCGGCGGCAGTGGAAATATCGAACCAAGGACGGGGTGGACTTCCTCACCGACGCCAACGCGTCCCTGGTGCAGTTCCAGGACGGTCCGGTGGTGATGGTCGAGTTCCGCAACATTTCCGAGGAGGTGGAGATCCAGCAGGAACTCAGCTGGGTGTCGCAGTCGTTGCAGCGGATCATGACGCACACCTCGGCCGGCATCCTGGTGCTCGACGACGGCAACTGCATCGACGACATCTCACCACTCGCGGCGCGGTTGTTCGGCTCGACCACCGACCAGTTGATGGGGGCCCACCTCGAGGGCCTGGGGCGATGCGATCCCTCGCTGGATTCCGAGCAGGTGGTGTCGAAGCTGGCGTCGGGCACCGGATCGGTGAAGATCCGGCAGAAGATCGAGAGGCCGGACGGCCGCGTCACCTGGCTCGCCGGTGAGCTCGAGGACGTGGTGCACGACGGCATGGTCTCGCGGGTGCTCGTGATCCGGGACGTGACCGACCGCGTCGAGTTGGAGCAGCGCCACGAATACCAGGTAGCGAACCTGCAGTATCTGAGCCGCTACAACGCGATGGGTGACATGGCGATGATCCTGGCCCATGAACTCGGGCAACCATTGGCGGCGTCGTCGAACTACCTGCGTGGTCTCCAAACGCGCGTTGCCGGTGGCACTCTCGACCGCGATCAACTCTCCTACGGTCTGGACATGGCGGAGAAGCAGTTGAGCCGTGCTGCGGAGATCGTGGCGTCGGTCAAACGGTATGTGCGGCGCATCGAATCGACGTCGTCGGCCATCGATCTCAACGACGTGATGGAGGAGAGCCTGTATTTCGTTCGGTTGCGCGCGGCTGAACGGGGCGTGCGGGTGGTGGTCGATCGGACCGTCGAGAGCTTGCCTGTGCAGGGGGAGAGCGTGTTGATCGGTCAGGTCATCATCAATCTGTGCTTCAACGCGATCGACGAGATCGTCCTGCCCACAACGGAGGCGAAGGAATTGAGGGTCACGACCTGCCGTGATGGTGACTGGGCATGCATCCGGGTGGCCGACGAAGGCCGAGGCATGGAACGAGCCCCGCGAAATCAACTCGTCTCAGGGGCGTTCTCCGCGAAGCAGGACGGCTCCGGGCTCGGCTTGATCGTGTCGGAGCACATCGTCGAGCGTCACGGCGGCGACATCGAGTTCTCTCCGAACGAGCCGCGGGGAACCGAGGTTCGTCTGCGGCTTCCGATCGCCGGTGGCACGCCATCGGTAGGTGTGTAG
- a CDS encoding nuclear transport factor 2 family protein, translating into MTDMSDRLSALEVKDAARLCLMRYMDLCDVPGSLEHPEQIGALFTGNATWEGIGSEYTGKFGIAHGREDIVALVSRYLPPAEHFVRNTHLLGSERIRVERDSAHGRWIMQQLSLYTDGTAELLCARLEIDFEITRSADITARIHRFRTQRMFAAPLPIDAMSHLH; encoded by the coding sequence GTGACCGACATGTCGGACCGACTGTCCGCGCTCGAAGTCAAGGACGCTGCCCGGCTATGCCTGATGCGCTACATGGACCTGTGCGACGTCCCCGGTTCCCTGGAGCATCCCGAACAGATCGGCGCGCTGTTCACCGGCAATGCGACTTGGGAAGGCATCGGATCGGAGTACACAGGCAAGTTCGGGATCGCTCACGGGCGCGAGGACATCGTCGCTCTGGTCTCTCGATATCTTCCACCAGCCGAACATTTCGTTCGCAACACGCATCTGCTCGGCAGCGAACGGATCCGGGTCGAGCGCGACAGTGCTCACGGTCGATGGATCATGCAACAACTGTCGCTGTACACGGACGGCACGGCCGAACTGCTGTGTGCCCGACTCGAGATCGATTTCGAGATCACCCGCTCGGCGGACATCACGGCCCGCATACACCGATTCCGCACCCAGCGCATGTTCGCGGCACCCCTACCCATCGACGCGATGAGTCATCTGCACTGA
- a CDS encoding VOC family protein, which yields MASIRQVQVTFDSTEPERLAHFWCAVLGYEVPTPPDGFATRTDYDASLPAESQGRAFVCADPTGAGPRLHFQRVPEEKVVKNRVHLDVRVGTGLEGDERLSALQAESDRLVALGAAQVKVLHADGVDESCIVMQDIEGNEFCLD from the coding sequence ATGGCATCGATCAGGCAGGTACAGGTCACGTTCGATTCCACCGAACCCGAGCGACTCGCGCACTTCTGGTGCGCTGTTCTCGGCTACGAGGTGCCCACGCCGCCCGACGGGTTCGCGACACGGACCGACTACGACGCAAGCCTGCCCGCAGAGTCGCAAGGACGCGCGTTCGTGTGCGCCGACCCGACCGGTGCCGGGCCACGGCTGCACTTCCAGCGAGTACCCGAAGAAAAGGTAGTGAAGAACCGGGTGCATCTCGACGTCCGCGTCGGGACAGGCTTGGAGGGTGACGAACGCCTGTCTGCTCTGCAAGCCGAATCCGACCGGCTGGTCGCGCTCGGCGCTGCGCAGGTGAAGGTTCTGCATGCCGACGGCGTCGACGAGTCCTGCATCGTCATGCAGGACATCGAAGGCAACGAGTTCTGTCTGGACTGA